A single genomic interval of Lathyrus oleraceus cultivar Zhongwan6 chromosome 7, CAAS_Psat_ZW6_1.0, whole genome shotgun sequence harbors:
- the LOC127100700 gene encoding probable amidase At4g34880 codes for MATRTKLSVCMIVLLFAATFRVLIVNAIDEWSNFAINEATIEDIQKAFNRNDLTSRQLVDFYLNRIETLNPVLGAVLEVNPDARDQADKADCERQENQNRSLLHGIPVLLKDSIATFDKLNTTAGSYALLGSKVPRDAHVVSKLRDAGAIILGKTSLSEWYGVRSSTAPEAWCARGGFAINPYVETKSPCGSSFGSAVSVATNMVTVSLGTETDGSIICPADHNSVVGIKPTVGLTSRAGVIPISPRQDTIGPICRTVSDAVHVLDVIVGFDPRDYEATKSAAKFIPSGGYKQFLKKQGLKGKKIGVLRNPFLIPYKGSKVISIFEDHLIVLRERGATVVDNLEVENLTTVLDPLQSGEMITLLPEFKLSINKYLQELIYSPVRSLAEIIEFNINNPILEKTDEYGQDFFMASEMTSGFGKSETEAVKMMDQLSKNGFERVIKENQLDALLAIGSNVSPMFAIGGYPAITVPAGYDNQGMPFGICFGGLKGTEPKLIEIAYDFEQSTNARKPPPRISFT; via the exons ATGGCAACAAGAACCAAACTTTCTGTTTGCATGATAGTGTTATTATTTGCAGCAACATTTAGAGTGTTAATCGTTAATGCAATAGATGAATGGTCCAATTTCGCAATCAATGAAGCAACCATAGAAGACATACAAAAAGCCTTCAACCGAAACGACCTCACTTCAAGACAACTCGTTGACTTTTACTTAAACCGAATCGAAACCCTCAATCCCGTACTTGGCGCTGTATTGGAAGTTAATCCGGACGCACGAGATCAAGCGGACAAAGCTGATTGTGAGAGACAAGAAAATCAGAACCGTTCATTGCTTCACGGGATACCTGTTTTGCTCAAAGACAGTATTGCCACCTTTGATAAACTCAACACTACAGCGGGTTCTTATGCATTGTTGGGATCGAAGGTTCCACGTGATGCACACGTGGTTTCTAAGCTAAGGGATGCTGGTGCCATCATTTTGGGAAAAACTAGTCTCTCTGAATGGTATGGGGTTCGTTCTAGTACTGCGCCAGAAGCTTGGTGCGCCAGAGGTGGATTTGCAATT AATCCTTATGTGGAAACCAAAAGTCCATGTGGGTCTAGCTTTGGATCTGCAGTTTCAGTGGCAACTAACATGGTTACAGTTTCACTAGGGACAGAAACGGATGGCTCTATTATCTGTCCGGCTGATCATAACTCGGTAGTCGGGATCAAGCCTACTGTTGGACTGACTAGCAGGGCTGGTGTCATACCAATTTCGCCTCGTCAAGATACTATTGG GCCAATATGCAGGACAGTTTCGGATGCAGTTCATGTGCTTGATGTAATTGTTGGGTTTGATCCAAGAGATTATGAAGCTACAAAGTCAGCGGCAAAGTTTATACCTTCAGGTGGTTATAAGCAATTCCTCAAGAAACAAGGGCTTAAAGGAAAGAAAATAGGTGTTTTGAGAAATCCATTTTTGATTCCTTATAAGGGATCCAAAGTCATTTCCATATTTGAGGATCATCTCATTGTATTGAG AGAAAGAGGTGCAACAGTTGTTGATAATTTGGAAGTAGAAAATTTAACGACCGTTCTTGATCCACTCCAAAGTGGTGAAATGATAACCTTACTTCCAGAATTCAAGTTGTCCATCAACAAATATCTGCAGGAGCTCATTTATTCTCCTGTGAGGTCTCTAGCTGAGATTATAGAATTCAACATCAACAACCCTATCTTA GAGAAGACTGATGAGTATGGGCAAGATTTCTTTATGGCATCAGAAATGACCAGTGGCTTTGGAAAAAGTGAAACTGAGGCAGTGAAAATGATGGACCAATTGTCGAAAAATGGGTTTGAGAGAGTGATAAAAGAAAATCAATTGGATGCATTGTTGGCCATAGGCTCCAATGTTTCTCCAATGTTTGCAATTGGAGGGTATCCTGCAATCACTGTCCCAGCTGGGTATGATAACCAAGGAATGCCATTTGGAATCTGTTTTGGAGGGTTAAAGGGAACTGAGCCGAAACTAATTGAGATTGCTTATGACTTTGAGCAATCTACCAATGCAAGGAAGCCACCCCCTCGCATTTCATTCACATGA
- the LOC127103376 gene encoding uncharacterized protein LOC127103376, producing the protein MMVNRDQDADEVIHRVRQENMMENDLTTMIERIIAHNGLNTRLRRPNYTSPLSEYVLQTELLRGCKIPKFTKFSGDTSESTIEHIARYMTEAGDLANSENLRMKYFPSSLTKNAFTWFTTLPPNSIDTWPHLERLFHEQFYMGQTKISLKELASIKRKFTESIDDYLNRFRLLKSRYTQYLRDMAQLADRVRQVERLKAEKTRVNKNYKKERVAYVEVEDEESEISNDPYGLEEFEVYFAELKEAPPYACKLLTPPNGRNPVETEKNDRFPKKTYTFDVTKCDEIFDLLVKDGQMIVPPNTKIPPLEQRKKRGFCKYHNFLGHKTSQCFLFRDLIQNAIKDGHLKFADRGRNQMKVDADPLNIADTNYVEPVEINMIDMMEVEVVKETRTEGYVLVGNQATDGLNNDVPFGISVEGE; encoded by the exons ATGATGGTTAATAGAGACCAGGATGCAGACGAAGTAATTCATAGGGTTAGGCAAGAAAACATGATGGAAAATGACTTAACTACTATGATAGAGAGAATCATAGCCCACAATGGTCTGAATACAAGACTTCGACGACCAAATTATACCTCTCCTTTATCAGAATACGTCCTACAAACTGAATTACTAAGGGGTTGTAAAatccctaagttcaccaaattctcaggggacactagtgaaTCCACTATAGAACACATAGCCAGATACATGACTGAGGCAGGGGATTTGGCGAACAGTGAGAACCTAAGAATGAAATATTTCCCCAGTTCTTTAACGAAGAATGCCTTCACATGGTTTACAACTTTGCCACCAAATTCCATAGATACTTGGCCTCATTTGGAGAGATTatttcatgaacaattctacatgggccAAACTAAGATAAGTCTTAAGGAATTAGCTAGTATTAAAAGAAAATTCACTGAATCTATAGATGATTATCTGAATAGGTTCCGTTTGTTGAAATCTAGAT ATACCCAGTATCTAAGAGATATGGCCCAATTAGCAGATAGGGTTCGACAGGTCGAACGTTTAAAAGCTGAAAAGACCAGAGTGAATAAGAATTATAAGAAAGAAAGGGTTGCTTATGTTGAAGTCGAAGATGAGGAGTCTGAAATCTCTAATGACCCTTATGGTCTCGAGGAATTCGAAGTATATTTTGCTGAATTAAAAGAAGCACCACCTTATGCTTGTAAATTACTTACACCTCCGAATGGCAGGAACCCTGTCGAAACTGAAAAGAATGATAGATTTCCTAAAAAGACTTACACATTTGATGTTACCAAATGTGATGAAATCTTCGATTTATTAGTAAAAGATGGCCAAATGATAGTGCCTCCTAATACCAAAATTCCTCCGTTAGAACAACGGAAGAAAAGAGGCTTTTGTAAATATCACAATTTTTTAGGCCATAAAACCTCACAATGCTTTCTTTTTAGGGATCTTATTCAGAATGCAATTAAGGATGGTCACCTCAAGTTCGCTGACAGGGGGAGAAACCAGATGAAGGTTGACGCTGACCCCCTCAACATTGCTGACACAAATTATGTTGAACCTGTCGAAATCAACATGATTGACATGATGGAAGTGGAGGTTGTGAAGGAAACAAGAACTGAAGGATATGTGCTAGTTGGAAATCAGGCTACTGATGGCCTAAATAATGATGTTCCCTTTGGAATTTCTGTCGAAGGTGAATAG
- the LOC127100697 gene encoding dirigent protein 23, whose product MSKQNGMVLMMLILSVILPPPIQSLKLKAGNWGKSFLKKNQETQTNLQFYFHDTPSGKNPSAVKVAEPVDKSKPFVTQFGSIWMADDPLTETSDPKSKLVGRAQGIYASSCQQEFGLLMSLSYSFVDGPYNGSTFALVGKNSAMNPVREMPVVGGTGLFRMARGYAIAKTHWIDLTNGDAIVGYNVTLVH is encoded by the coding sequence ATGTCTAAGCAAAATGGGATGGTGTTGATGATGCTTATACTGAGTGTTATTCTTCCACCACCGATTCAAAGCCTGAAACTAAAAGCAGGGAATTGGGGTAAAAGTTTTCTGAAAAAGAACCAAGAAACACAAACAAACCTTCAGTTTTATTTTCACGACACACCCAGCGGAAAAAACCCAAGCGCTGTTAAGGTGGCTGAACCGGTAGACAAGAGCAAGCCATTCGTTACACAGTTCGGAAGCATCTGGATGGCGGATGACCCGTTAACAGAAACATCAGACCCGAAGTCCAAGCTCGTCGGCCGGGCCCAAGGTATTTACGCGTCGTCGTGTCAGCAGGAGTTCGGACTTCTCATGTCCCTGAGCTACTCGTTTGTTGATGGACCGTATAACGGTAGCACGTTTGCTCTTGTTGGGAAGAACTCGGCTATGAACCCGGTTCGTGAGATGCCGGTTGTTGGTGGCACTGGCCTTTTCCGTATGGCAAGGGGTTACGCCATTGCTAAGACTCATTGGATTGATTTGACCAACGGTGATGCTATTGTTGGCTACAATGTCACACTCGTTCATTAG
- the LOC127100698 gene encoding dirigent protein 23, with product MYKQNVLVAMMLILSVILPPSIQSLKLKAGTWGKSFLKKNQETQTNLQFYFHDTVSGKNPSVVKVAEPVDKSKPFVTQFGSIWMADDPLTETSDPKSKLVGRAQGIYASSCQQEPGLLMSLSYSFVDGPYNGSTFALVGKNSVMNPVREMPVVGGTGLFRMARGYAIAKTHMYNLTTGDAIVGYNVTLVH from the coding sequence ATGTATAAGCAAAATGTGCTGGTGGCGATGATGCTTATACTGAGTGTTATTCTTCCACCATCGATTCAAAGCCTGAAACTAAAAGCAGGAACCTGGGGTAAAAGTTTTCTAAAAAAGAACCAAGAAACACAAACAAACCTTCAGTTTTATTTCCACGACACTGTCAGCGGAAAAAACCCAAGCGTTGTTAAGGTAGCTGAACCGGTAGACAAGAGCAAGCCATTCGTTACACAGTTCGGAAGCATCTGGATGGCGGATGACCCGTTAACAGAAACATCTGACCCGAAGTCCAAGCTCGTCGGCCGGGCCCAAGGTATTTACGCGTCGTCGTGTCAGCAGGAGCCCGGGCTTCTTATGTCCCTGAGCTACTCGTTTGTTGATGGGCCGTATAATGGTAGCACGTTTGCTCTTGTTGGGAAGAACTCTGTCATGAACCCGGTTCGTGAGATGCCGGTTGTTGGTGGCACTGGGCTTTTTCGTATGGCAAGGGGTTACGCCATTGCTAAGACTCATATGTATAATTTGACCACTGGCGATGCTATTGTTGGCTACAATGTCACACTCGTTCATTAG